In a single window of the Candidatus Celerinatantimonas neptuna genome:
- the sotA gene encoding Sugar efflux transporter A yields MFNGQAKIYFIINGLAAAAYALILPIMSLYLVDELHTPPALIGVYTTATALSSAWVSHRLTSLLDSGFSSKILLLFAITGIFLASLGYAFAQQFWQALIVGVFFMSFGYSAIPLILAMIRCYAEKTGQDSAKLNSQMRSSVSLLWIVGPPLAFLSVAKLGFRHNFYLASLIAIVVLISVTLLLDSESVTCRKDVTLNCKINQKLPKQVWFLGLVIFFANVANSTFLNAMPLYLTQQLRFAKSTPGFLIGLTSLLEIPVMFFSVRWAQRIGKIKVLLFGFMAALIFYIGLQMADHLYEFFILQLVDGLFFGIFVGLGVTLLQDYAPLQVGKASAFYANAMLIGTMVGTSVMGVLAQYFGYQKSLLLSFVSMLIAVALLMHFENNRQAHLAMNQMDSSDHEDKLSSSVSYSKEG; encoded by the coding sequence ATGTTCAATGGTCAGGCTAAAATTTACTTTATTATTAATGGATTAGCTGCCGCTGCCTATGCGCTTATTTTACCTATTATGAGTTTATATCTAGTCGATGAATTGCATACGCCTCCAGCATTGATCGGTGTGTATACAACAGCAACAGCGCTTTCTTCTGCCTGGGTTAGCCATCGGCTAACATCGCTATTGGACAGTGGGTTCTCCAGTAAAATATTATTGTTATTTGCTATTACCGGAATTTTCTTAGCTTCTTTAGGCTATGCATTTGCCCAACAATTTTGGCAGGCTCTGATTGTCGGTGTATTCTTTATGTCATTTGGCTATTCGGCTATTCCGTTGATTCTAGCGATGATTCGCTGTTATGCAGAAAAAACAGGGCAGGATAGTGCAAAGTTAAATTCACAAATGCGATCATCAGTTTCTTTATTATGGATAGTGGGTCCTCCATTAGCATTTTTATCTGTAGCAAAATTGGGATTTAGGCATAATTTTTATCTGGCAAGTCTTATTGCGATTGTGGTTTTAATTTCAGTAACTTTATTGCTCGATAGCGAGTCTGTTACTTGTAGAAAAGATGTTACTTTAAATTGCAAAATTAATCAGAAATTACCAAAGCAAGTTTGGTTCTTAGGATTAGTTATCTTTTTTGCAAATGTAGCCAATAGTACCTTCCTCAATGCAATGCCACTTTATTTGACTCAACAACTTCGATTTGCCAAAAGTACCCCAGGGTTTTTGATCGGGCTGACATCTTTATTGGAGATACCAGTGATGTTTTTTTCGGTTCGTTGGGCACAACGAATTGGTAAGATCAAGGTATTGTTGTTTGGCTTTATGGCTGCGTTAATTTTTTACATAGGTCTTCAGATGGCTGATCATTTATATGAATTTTTTATACTTCAACTTGTAGATGGTTTATTTTTTGGGATCTTTGTTGGTTTAGGTGTCACCTTGCTTCAAGATTATGCTCCATTACAAGTGGGTAAAGCTTCTGCATTTTATGCAAATGCCATGTTAATTGGAACCATGGTCGGTACCAGTGTCATGGGCGTTTTAGCCCAATATTTTGGTTATCAAAAATCTTTATTACTCTCTTTTGTGTCAATGCTTATTGCGGTGGCGTTGTTGATGCACTTTGAAAATAATCGTCAGGCTCATCTGGCAATGAATCAGATGGATTCTTCCGACCATGAGGATAAATTAAGCTCATCTGTTTCATATAGCAAAGAAGGCTGA
- the sulA gene encoding Cell division inhibitor SulA, with protein sequence MNRSFSSNMQIQCICVEPRHFGSFKFNHIRKNQHIQVPIEHADKLIHHMDSYNSNNSEWQHILLLLRQLSEQKRWIILIAPPKQLNIEIFNHYKINLNRILMVHPGTRDRVQLMEKALKSQSCSAVFNWGERLSTAQYQQLEHAASEGDTLACFFQSIRSWALSH encoded by the coding sequence ATGAATAGATCTTTCAGCTCCAACATGCAGATTCAATGCATATGCGTGGAACCACGCCATTTTGGTTCGTTTAAATTTAATCACATTCGAAAAAACCAACACATTCAGGTCCCGATCGAACATGCCGATAAGCTCATTCATCATATGGATAGCTACAATTCAAATAACAGTGAATGGCAGCACATTCTGTTGTTATTACGCCAGTTGAGTGAGCAAAAACGATGGATCATATTGATAGCGCCTCCAAAGCAGTTGAATATTGAAATATTCAATCACTATAAAATAAATCTAAATCGGATTTTAATGGTCCATCCAGGGACGAGGGATCGGGTTCAACTCATGGAAAAAGCGCTAAAAAGCCAATCATGTAGCGCCGTATTCAACTGGGGTGAAAGACTTAGTACAGCTCAATATCAACAATTAGAACATGCAGCCAGTGAGGGCGATACCCTGGCGTGTTTCTTTCAATCTATCCGTAGTTGGGCTCTATCCCACTAA
- the dnaK_2 gene encoding Chaperone protein DnaK, whose product MGYSSFAGFDFGTSNCALGAFNDSDLDIIQLPDHGRYMPSTMFAPKREMMSGWLFQQLKREGIEQSYFKARELKLSFALRALKEAELDGYDCELLFGKDAFEAYLEDPLDCYYVKSPKSFLGATGLTERHQQQFEDIVAAMIWHVRSQTAQTMGCWPKQVVIGRPVNFQGLNSQQSNQQAVQILTKAARFAGFEKIEFLYEPLAAGLTYQSTLTEPRRVLVVDIGGGTSDISFMEMGPAYNDSFDHEKLVLGYSGQRIGGNDFDIALNIQSLMPLLGMNQILATGQPMPHKVYFDAASVNNLPAQSDFYSQKGKQLLAHLKDDMQPQFWQRLVRLYEEQLTQRLNFSAEQSKIALGDESVYQCDLDYLDRSLTTEISVDSLQEASLKITDALNALITDVIAQGGVQPDVLFLTGGTAHSPIIRHYLAEKFAGIEQISGDNFGSVTGGLTRWARQIFTSEV is encoded by the coding sequence ATGGGGTATTCTTCTTTTGCCGGATTTGATTTCGGGACATCAAATTGTGCTTTAGGGGCATTTAACGATAGTGATTTAGATATCATTCAATTACCTGATCATGGCCGTTATATGCCATCGACTATGTTTGCGCCAAAACGTGAAATGATGAGCGGTTGGCTGTTTCAGCAATTGAAACGCGAAGGTATTGAGCAATCTTATTTTAAGGCCCGCGAACTAAAATTATCTTTTGCATTAAGAGCTTTAAAAGAAGCCGAGCTTGACGGGTATGACTGTGAACTTTTGTTTGGGAAAGATGCCTTTGAGGCTTATCTGGAAGATCCCCTCGATTGTTATTACGTTAAATCTCCAAAATCTTTTTTAGGTGCTACTGGTTTAACAGAACGTCATCAACAACAGTTTGAAGATATTGTTGCAGCGATGATATGGCATGTCCGTAGCCAAACGGCTCAAACGATGGGATGTTGGCCTAAACAGGTGGTCATTGGTCGCCCAGTGAACTTTCAGGGCTTAAACAGCCAACAGAGCAACCAACAAGCAGTTCAAATTTTAACGAAAGCAGCACGTTTTGCTGGCTTTGAAAAAATTGAATTTTTATATGAACCGCTAGCTGCTGGTTTAACGTATCAATCAACGCTGACAGAACCTCGGCGGGTGTTGGTGGTCGACATTGGTGGTGGGACAAGTGATATCTCATTTATGGAAATGGGGCCCGCTTATAATGACTCTTTTGATCATGAGAAGTTAGTTTTAGGCTACAGTGGTCAGCGAATCGGTGGTAACGATTTTGATATTGCTTTAAACATTCAATCATTGATGCCTTTATTGGGAATGAATCAGATATTGGCAACAGGGCAACCTATGCCCCATAAAGTGTATTTTGATGCAGCTTCTGTGAATAATTTGCCAGCTCAATCTGATTTTTATAGTCAGAAAGGAAAACAATTACTGGCTCATTTAAAAGATGATATGCAACCGCAATTCTGGCAACGTCTTGTACGCCTTTACGAAGAGCAGCTGACTCAACGTTTAAATTTTAGTGCGGAACAAAGCAAAATCGCATTGGGAGACGAATCGGTTTATCAGTGTGATTTGGATTATTTAGACAGATCGTTAACGACAGAAATTTCCGTAGATTCATTGCAAGAGGCAAGTCTGAAAATTACAGATGCTTTAAATGCTTTGATTACAGATGTGATTGCTCAGGGCGGTGTTCAACCAGATGTCCTTTTCTTAACCGGAGGTACAGCTCATTCACCGATTATACGGCATTATCTCGCTGAAAAATTTGCTGGTATCGAACAAATTAGTGGCGATAACTTTGGTAGTGTTACCGGAGGCTTGACGCGTTGGGCACGGCAAATATTCACGTCTGAAGTATAA
- the ggt gene encoding Glutathione hydrolase proenzyme, translating to MKKLIRFIRLFIPLILFQSVIPIYSASLPAVEARHGMVVTSQRLASQAGLQILKMGGNAIDAAVAVGYAQAVVNPCCGNIGGGGFMTIHLANGKDTFIDFREKAPTASTATMYQDANGNLVKGASLHGYLAVGVPGTVRGLSLALKRYGSGKLTRAQIMAPAIKLARNGFILTRADTDILDTKLATFHHDTQAAKIFLRPDGNPLRPGDRLVQKHLADTLTAIAKSGPKAFYQGMIPKEVEKASKQHGGIITAKDFADYRAVERTPVQCNYRGYQFISAPPPSSGGTTMCEILNILSGYDLKSMGYGSSQAIHYMVEAMRHAYVDRNTLLGDPDFVHVPLKRLLSLKYAKEIRSQILPDKAGNSAKLHPGVWPHEKPETTHYSIVDSKGNAVSTTYTINGRFGAGVMAPHAGFFLNDEMDDFTSKVGAKNMYGLVQGKVNSIAPGKRPLSSMSPTIVTKDGHVFLVVGSPGGSRIITITLETVINIIDFGMGPQEAVNAPRIHHQWLPDKVFYETRGLSPDTLARLKQMGYNMVQQTPWGATELIMVGLPKKSGQVASSGNDSAVSGKIRAGYLYGASDARRPAGAAMGY from the coding sequence ATGAAAAAGTTAATACGATTTATACGGTTGTTTATCCCGCTAATTTTATTCCAATCAGTAATTCCCATTTACAGTGCATCGCTCCCGGCTGTTGAAGCCCGTCATGGAATGGTCGTCACTTCGCAGCGACTCGCTTCACAAGCAGGTCTCCAAATTTTAAAGATGGGCGGAAATGCTATTGATGCAGCCGTAGCCGTTGGTTACGCTCAAGCGGTCGTCAATCCCTGCTGCGGTAATATCGGCGGAGGTGGATTCATGACAATTCATCTGGCCAACGGCAAAGACACATTTATTGATTTTCGTGAAAAAGCGCCTACCGCCTCCACAGCAACCATGTATCAGGATGCTAACGGCAATCTAGTTAAAGGAGCCAGTCTACATGGTTATCTGGCTGTTGGTGTCCCTGGGACAGTACGCGGATTAAGTTTAGCGTTAAAACGATATGGAAGTGGAAAACTAACCCGTGCTCAAATCATGGCTCCAGCCATTAAACTAGCGCGTAACGGATTTATTTTGACCCGGGCTGATACTGATATTTTAGATACCAAACTCGCCACATTTCATCATGATACCCAAGCTGCAAAGATTTTCTTACGACCTGATGGTAACCCGCTGCGACCAGGTGACAGACTGGTTCAAAAACACTTAGCTGATACGTTAACAGCTATCGCTAAATCAGGCCCTAAAGCATTTTATCAGGGGATGATTCCAAAGGAGGTTGAAAAAGCATCGAAACAGCATGGTGGTATTATTACAGCCAAAGACTTCGCTGACTATCGTGCGGTTGAACGCACTCCAGTTCAGTGCAATTATCGCGGTTATCAATTTATTTCTGCACCACCACCAAGTTCTGGCGGCACAACAATGTGCGAGATATTAAACATTCTGTCAGGTTACGATCTTAAATCTATGGGCTACGGATCATCTCAGGCAATTCATTACATGGTCGAAGCTATGCGCCATGCATATGTCGACAGAAACACGTTATTAGGTGATCCTGATTTTGTGCATGTTCCTTTAAAACGACTCCTGAGTCTCAAATATGCAAAAGAGATCCGCTCGCAAATTTTGCCAGATAAAGCAGGTAACTCAGCAAAACTCCACCCCGGAGTCTGGCCCCATGAGAAACCTGAAACGACGCATTATTCAATCGTTGACAGTAAAGGCAATGCTGTATCTACAACGTATACAATCAATGGCCGTTTTGGAGCAGGAGTCATGGCACCTCATGCTGGATTTTTCCTGAATGATGAAATGGACGATTTTACCAGTAAAGTCGGCGCCAAAAATATGTATGGGCTGGTTCAAGGAAAAGTGAATTCAATCGCACCAGGAAAACGCCCGTTATCTTCGATGTCTCCAACTATTGTCACCAAAGATGGACATGTCTTTTTGGTTGTCGGTTCACCTGGTGGTTCACGAATCATTACAATAACGCTGGAAACAGTCATCAACATCATTGATTTTGGAATGGGCCCTCAAGAGGCGGTTAATGCACCGCGCATCCATCATCAATGGCTTCCGGATAAAGTATTCTACGAGACTCGGGGACTATCACCGGATACTTTAGCCCGTCTTAAACAAATGGGATATAATATGGTTCAGCAAACCCCATGGGGGGCAACTGAGTTAATTATGGTTGGTCTTCCGAAAAAATCAGGCCAGGTTGCCAGTTCCGGAAATGACTCGGCGGTTTCAGGAAAAATCAGAGCCGGATATCTTTATGGTGCCAGTGATGCCAGGCGCCCTGCTGGTGCTGCAATGGGATATTGA
- the carB_3 gene encoding Carbamoyl-phosphate synthase large chain: MTQTTFSSEHQVLIANRGEVAVRIIRACRDFGAKSIAVYADVDAGALHTRLADQAYALDGNTVQDSYLNIEKLIAIAKHSGATMIHPGYGFLSERAEFAKAVEQAGLIWIGPNARSIEILGNKIEARHLAQKVGAPLAKGTAEPVKDVSDVIHFAQQNGFPIAIKAAFGGGGKGLKVVRQFDEIEELYDSAVRESQAAFGRSECFIEQYLDKPRHIEVQIIADNHQNIVVLGTRDCSLQRRHQKLVEEAPAPFISETQRQILYKAACDICKQANYVGAATVEFLLSTHGTISFLEVNTRLQVEHTITEETTGIDIVLEQLRIASGLELSILSTPEPRGHSFEFRINAEDPGKGFLPTPGIIHCFRPPSGPGVRLDSGVADGSTVPGQFDSLIAKLIVTGRTRERAIQRAKRALDEFKIEGVASIVPFHREVLKHEDFVSQFAIHTNWIESDFDKQIDMQSRPNQLNSLEIIRSYIEIDGKQHQLGISQSMLMNLSGLNAHIATEPSTSDTSPAALESESHVQAPLTGILTKWVAVDQSEVEKGQLIAVMEAMKMEVQIVAPCSGRLCHLVGAGDQLESDTPIARVDELTC; encoded by the coding sequence ATGACGCAAACAACATTCTCGTCTGAACATCAGGTTTTGATTGCTAATCGTGGTGAAGTTGCTGTTCGGATTATCAGAGCCTGCCGAGATTTTGGGGCTAAATCCATTGCGGTCTATGCAGATGTTGATGCCGGTGCATTGCATACTCGACTCGCTGACCAAGCGTATGCCTTAGATGGAAATACGGTTCAGGATAGTTATTTAAATATAGAAAAATTAATTGCAATTGCTAAGCACTCAGGCGCAACTATGATTCATCCCGGATATGGATTTTTATCTGAACGGGCTGAGTTTGCAAAAGCAGTTGAACAGGCAGGATTAATCTGGATTGGCCCTAATGCACGATCGATAGAAATATTAGGAAATAAAATTGAAGCCCGTCATTTGGCTCAAAAAGTGGGAGCGCCGCTGGCAAAAGGTACGGCAGAACCTGTTAAAGATGTTTCTGATGTGATTCATTTTGCCCAACAGAACGGTTTTCCCATTGCGATAAAGGCAGCATTTGGTGGCGGAGGTAAAGGGCTAAAAGTTGTGAGGCAGTTTGATGAAATCGAAGAGCTTTACGATTCTGCTGTGCGAGAGTCCCAGGCAGCATTTGGTCGCAGTGAATGCTTTATTGAGCAATATTTGGATAAGCCACGTCATATAGAAGTTCAGATAATTGCTGACAATCATCAAAACATCGTGGTTTTGGGGACGCGGGACTGTTCTTTACAAAGACGCCATCAGAAATTAGTTGAAGAAGCGCCTGCACCATTTATTAGTGAGACTCAGCGTCAGATTTTGTATAAGGCTGCTTGCGATATTTGTAAACAGGCTAACTATGTAGGTGCTGCAACAGTTGAATTTCTGCTAAGTACCCATGGTACTATCTCATTTCTTGAGGTGAATACTCGTCTGCAAGTTGAGCATACCATCACTGAAGAAACAACCGGGATTGATATTGTACTAGAGCAACTAAGAATAGCTAGCGGATTAGAGTTGAGTATCTTGTCGACGCCAGAACCCCGGGGACATTCGTTTGAATTTCGCATTAATGCAGAAGATCCGGGGAAAGGTTTTCTACCGACACCAGGGATTATTCATTGTTTTCGTCCACCGTCAGGGCCCGGGGTTCGATTAGATAGTGGCGTTGCCGATGGCTCAACAGTACCTGGTCAGTTTGATTCTCTAATCGCAAAACTGATTGTAACCGGGCGAACTCGTGAACGGGCTATTCAACGGGCTAAGAGAGCATTGGATGAATTTAAAATAGAAGGTGTGGCCAGTATTGTGCCATTTCATCGAGAGGTATTGAAACATGAAGATTTTGTGAGTCAATTTGCGATTCATACAAATTGGATTGAAAGTGATTTTGATAAACAGATCGATATGCAAAGTCGTCCAAACCAACTAAATTCGTTAGAGATTATCAGGAGTTATATTGAAATTGATGGTAAGCAACATCAACTTGGAATTTCTCAATCGATGTTGATGAATCTTTCGGGACTTAATGCTCATATTGCAACTGAGCCATCTACGTCAGATACTTCACCGGCTGCTTTAGAAAGTGAGAGTCATGTTCAGGCGCCACTAACCGGAATATTAACCAAATGGGTTGCAGTTGATCAGAGTGAAGTTGAAAAAGGACAATTGATCGCCGTAATGGAAGCTATGAAAATGGAAGTACAAATTGTTGCACCATGCTCTGGTCGGTTATGTCATTTAGTTGGTGCTGGCGATCAACTTGAATCGGATACCCCGATTGCACGGGTCGATGAGTTAACCTGTTAA